The sequence CAGATCACCGCCGCTACGGCGGTTGAAGCGGCAGGTACGTTGCTGCTGCGGCTATTGGAAGAAGGGTTGGTAACAGCTGATCAAATCAACCAGGTACAAGACAAACTCAAGCAGTAATGGAAGACCTAAAATCAAAAGAGACAGTGCGCGATATGCTGGCCACGCGTGAAGAGCTTCGAGCATCCATGACCGAGTTAGAATGGGGGTGGATAATGACTTTGAAGCAAATGGATTTGCGGATGGTGATGGCTAAACACAGCTGCGACGCAATCGAGGCGGCTGATAAGATTGTCGACCTGCTGGAAGTGAATCTGGCGCTGGAGGACAATGTACGTGAGGTGCATAAGGCCGCGTATATACTGGCGGCCGTCGAACTGATGGGGCCTGAGTTTATCGCCTCACTGACCGAGTAGCAATGCTATGCCCATCGACCGGAAGAAGTACCCCCGGAAATGGCGGAAGATTAGCTACTTCATTCGGTTCGTCCGAGCGAAGGGAAAATGCGAGGAGTGCGGAGCCAAACACGGCGAACCGCATCCCAAGACCGGTACGGAGGTTGAACTACACACGGCCCATCTGGATCACAACCCCGCTAACTGTAGCTTTTTCAACCTCAAATCGTTGTGCCACGTCTGCCACCTGGCGCACGATCGACGCGATAACTGGCGCCGGCGGCTATATGGCCCGACCGGCCAATATCACAACCAAATCAAGCTATTCGAATGAGTAAGACACCTGTCGTTCGGTTCAATTACAACGAGCCGATCCACGTGCTAGGCGTGTCGAAATACATCAGTACGTTGGGTTTGTATTCATTAGATGCCTGCGTCTATGCTGATCTGAATGGCATCAAAGAGCGCGTTGCTGCCTATTTCGCTGCCTACCCCCGGCACAAGGTGCTGGTGCGGATGGAGCAGTTCAAGCACGAAGAAGATCCCGACGGGAAGGGCCGGGCCTTCAAGATGATTGTCGGTTCTGGAAAGGCCCCTAAGCTGAAAGCCAAACCGACGACGAAGCAGGGCAGGGCCACCTCGAAACGCATGAAAATGCTGACTAAAGAAGCTAAACACCTGCGGACCGAAAAACCGAATATGACATGGGCCAACGCTATGAAGCGGGCAGCCAAAAACCTCAAGAAGAAGTGAAAAAGGACGATAAAAAAGAGGCGGCACGGGCAGCACAGATGCTGATCAACGCAAACCTGAGCGACTTGGGGCGTGAGTCGAGCGAACGCATCGCGGCGCACCTACAATACGTCGACGGCTACTACATCGACTACCAGAACGAGATGAAGCGGGCGGTAAGCGAAATGCCGCTGGAAACGGCGCTGGCCGAACTGCTGGGGGAAAAGTGGACGAAGATGAGCCGTACCCAGCAGCGGCAGTGGCTGACCAAGGTTGGCTGGGAAATGGCGGCTACGCTGGAGTTTATTCATCGCTTTGGCGGGGCGCTGTCGGCTCAGGCCACGATGATCGAGCAGTCAGAGAGTTTGCGCGTGGAGGCCCTAACGGCCAAGTTGGCAAAAGACGAACCCTACAACCAAGATCAGGATGAACACAGCCCAGACGCCCCCGGCCCCTCAGAAGGCCATGCTCAAGAGCACAGTGCCATCGGAAGTGGTGCTGCGGCAGTACAGTAAGTGGATTGATGCGGCCAACTTCCGCTTATTTATCGTACTCGACGCCTGGCATGGCCTGCATGCTGACACCAAACTTCTCGACGTGCAGAAGGAAGAGGAGGTCTACCGCACCACTGAGTACGTGATGGGCCGTATCCGCGACGGCAGCTTGCTGCCGTTCTAACTAAACACAATCCTATTTCTAAGGGGCCTCGCGCCCCTTTTTTCGTGCCGCACGCCACCACAGCCGCCGTTTCTTTGCAATCTTCCCCTTATAACTACGTTTGGGCTGTAACTCTGTAACAAAGAGGGGGGAGGGACGGGGCAAACACTGTGGTTGTCAAGCCATTAAGGTGTTACAAAATAGATTTTGTCTTTGTAACAAAATTGACTCTGTTACAAAAATCTGTAACACTTAATCCCTTGACCTTTCGCCAGTTAGCGCTGATACAAACCCAACGGGGGTTGTTACAACCCCTTGGACAAACCGTAACAGGCTGTGTATGCTGGTAGTCAACTACTTAGCCGCCTGTTACAGGATTACAAAAAAATTACACGTTTTACCGACTCTGGCCCAGCAACTAACCAGCGGCAACTTCCCGGCAGCTGAGCGACGCTGTTGTGTACTTTCCCCTAAAAAATGCAAAATGGTAGGTGTACGTATGAAAAATTATTGCATAGTTTTTCACTAGGTAGTAACTTGTGATGTAATGGTCCCTGCCATTCCACTACCCGCCGAATAGCTTGCAGCTGATTCGACAACCTCTTTCTACTCAATGATTAAGACCTGTGTACCTGTCCGCGATCGTCACGTTCGTCAGTTCATCTGTGCCCGCTTCGGCAACAACACCACCACCGTCGAGCTTTCAAGAAAATCCATGCTGGGCGTACTGGCCGAGCTAAGCTGCGAGAAGGTGGGCTACCGCCATGTAATCCCTTCCTGCGCGGTCGATCAGGCCACATCGGTCATCCTGATGTATCCCGACTCGCTCAAAAACCACTTCATCCATCCCAACAAGTTGCAGCTGCTGGAGAAGATGTTCAGCTACATGTTTTCCCAGATGTTCCTGGAGGCCTGCGAGGTGAGTCTGATGCTGGGCATGTCGGATTACGACGCGGTGAACCTGTTTATGGATCGGTACGGCATCACTGAAGACATGGTGGCCTCCGATACGCTCCGAAAGAAATGGCGCGATCACCAGCGGTATATGAAGCGCAAAGTGACCAACATGCTACAGCAGTCGCTGAATTGAAAAAAAAGGTTGGGCAGTTCTTCACCCGTTTTTGGGGGGTACTCACCGATATACCGACTTGTTCGTTCATCTGACGAGTTGTTCACGGCAAAAAACCGCCTTCCTGCGCTGGAAAGGCGGTTTTTTGCCGTGAAAGGGGCTGTTTCTACGTCCTACTAAATGGCTATTCTTCGGGGGTACTTTGCCGAATGACTCCCGTCGACCGGACCACTGACATTCCTGCACTACCGAAACAGGCCGGTCAAGCAAACGTGCCTGGTATTCGCCGCCTCTGGCTGGTGGAAGACCGGCACGTGCTGGGGGTTGTCGATCCACGCACCCAACCAGGTACGCTCACCAGCTGGTCGCTGCCCGAAGGTGGGCTGACGCTCATCGACGGCGAAGCCTTCCCCTACGTGGCCCTCACCTGCCGCGCGGCGCTGGGTACCTACAACCAGCGGACCGTGGCCAGCGTGCAGGGCGTCGGTTACGCCCAGACGGTAGGCATCACCCTACCGCGCTACCATCCCCAGACCCAGCTGGTGCTAGCCCGGATCATGGGTCGACGTTGGGTAGCGGTCATTCAGGACGCCAACGACCTGGGGCATCTGATCAGCTTGCCGCAGTATCCACTTCGTTTCGAGGCCGCCTTTGGGGCGAACCCCAGCAGCTTCAACCTGGTCGGCTCGACGCTCACGCCCCAACCGGCGCTGGGCTTTTCCGATTTCTGGCTATTCGAGAACGCAGGCGCGGAATTCTCCTACGCATTTTCTGACGAGTTCAACTCATAATTTATGGCGCAGCCTTACCAGCCTTCCGACGTGAAGGCGTTTTTTCGGAGGTGGCTCAAACCCACGCCGCCCGCCCCGCCTCGCTCCATCAAGGCGGAGTACCTGGCCGATGGCATCGACCAGATGATCGACATGCTGTCGGTCAACACCTGGGCTCCAGTATTTGGCCTGGTCAGCGACGGACTACGGCTGGTGATCCAGATCGTCGACTGGACCGGTGGCCTCGGCCCCAAGCCGAATACGGGTGAGTACATCGGCACCACAGGCCGGGTGGCCAACATTGCCGACGCGGTGAGCATTCGTGGCACTCAGGGCATTAAAGGCTGGTCGCCCCTTCTGCAATTGCAAAGCACTGCGCCGGTAGGTGGCACCTGGGTCGAGGGCATAGTACTGAAAGTGGTCGACTGGACTGGTGGCGAAGGCAACAAACCGGGTCTGGGTTACGTGGGCGCGAACGGCATCGTCGCTGACGCGAGTCAGGCGGTCAATGTTCGCGGGGCTTCGTGGTTTGCCTCCGACACGGTACCGCTAGACCTGAGCGATCCGGCTGCCTTTGGGCAACGGGGCGATTTGTGCCTGCACACGCTGACCGGCGACGTGTACCGCTGTGAGTTGGGTACGGGCCGCTGGATGCTGAAAGGCAACCTGCGCGGCATTCCAGGCCTGAACTGGCGCGGGGCCTGGGTGGCTAACACGGTGTACGCCGTTGGCGATGTGGTGGCCACTGGTGGCAGCGCCTACGTGCGGAAAGTAGCCGGCTCATCAGGTAGCAGCTTTAGCGGCGTGGGAGCCAATTGGGACCTGTTGGTGGCCAAAGGCGACAAGGGCGATCAGGGCAACCGGGGCTGGACGCAGATAGCCGTACTCGTGAGCGATGGCAACCGAGTAGTCCGTCAGGTGACCGACTACATTGGCGGTGAAGGGCCAAAGCCCACGGATTACATTGGCCAGTATATCACCAGTACCGGCTTCACGACCAATATTGCCTTGGCGCAGGACGTGCGCGGGCCACAGGGGATTCAGGGCCTTCCGGGCACATTAACGGCTAGTGCATTTCCTGAAGTCAATAACGGCGGAGGTATTGCCGACACTACCTACGCGGTACTGCAACAGGGCACCACCCTACAGCGCATTCCGCTCAATGCGTTGCCGATCCGAATGAACAGCCTTTTCGGGCCAACGGGCAATATTGCTCAAGACCTGAGGGGGCTTCTATTCAGCCAGTATACCGATATATTTCAAGGCAGGTTATTGGAGTCGTGCGAAAAATGGAATACGGGCACGTCGGCTTGGGATGTGCAAAACGCGACGGTTTCACTGGGCTTCCAGAAGCTACTGGCAGGCCGCCCCTTTTTGGCGTCACAAACCATCATTTACGCGGGTGACAAATACCGTCTGACCATCCAGACCGATAATTCAAGTGAAGGGGCCATGCTAGCTATCTACATGGGCTACTTTACGGGGGCGGTCGGCTTTGGGACAAACTTGAAAGTAACGGTAGAAACGTCAAGCAATGGCGGAACCAGCTACACGACAAGGCTAGCTGAAACCAATATTACGTTCTCCAGCTACTACCTGTTTATGCCGGTTGACTTAGGCGGCAACCGAGTGCGAGTAACATTGGATGCTGTAGGCGCGGCAGGATCGAACTTCGCACTGCATGGCCTAGGTGGGTTTTCGGGAAAGAGTTCAAACCAAGGACGGTTCTGGAATCGGCTACCGTTTGGCTGGAACTATAAGCAGTATGCTTCATTTGGCTTTCAGGCCAACGATGGCCCACCCGATTGCGCGGCGCTGGAAGTACGTTCGACCGATGCCGGGTTTTTGTTTCCACGCATGTCGGGTGTCCAGCGTGACGCGATTCCGTCACAAACAGATGGGCTGACACTGTACGTAACTGACTCAGGTGCGCCTGGCGGCTTCTGGGGGCGGATTGCTGGCTTCTTCCATAAGTTCTTAACCGTTACGGCGGCAGGTGTACTGAACCTGGACGAGCTACAGCTGCCGAGCGCCTTCCGCAACCGGAAGCTAGTTATGTGGCAGGTGACGGGTAACGATCATCAGTTCATCGGGCTGGGGGCCAACAGCGGCGAGTTTCGGCTTCAGGTTGATGGGAGCAACACCGATTACAATTGGTACGCCGGTACGTCGCCCGCTCTATCGGCCCTGCTCATGCGCCTGACCGGACTCGGTAAGTTGCTGCTGGGCACGAACGCCCTGACCAACAGCAACGCGCAGGCGGAGATTGCCGGGACGAACGCGAACGACGGAGTCATTGCCACCTTTACCAATAAGTTTTCTGCCGCAGGTCGTAAGGGTGCCCAGCTTCAGTTTCATAACACCGGCATATCGATGTGGCGGATTGGGCTAGCCGCTGGGGACGATCAGGCGGGTGATGCCTTCGTGTTCAAGGGGTGGGCCGGTGGGTCGTTCCCGGAACTGGTACGCATCACCGCCACCGGCTCCATAGGTATCGGCACCGACAACCCCCAAGAGAAGCTGCACGTGATGGGCCGGGTACGTTCAGCCGGTATCGTAGCTGGCGGTACCACACCGGGTATCGTTGCGCGACCCGGCTTGGGGACTGGCGCGGCGGCAGCCATCAGCGGGGCCGACATGGCTGGCCTGATCAGCCTGACCGCCGGCAGTGGTACTGGCGCGAATGCCGAGGTCTGCAAGGTGACGTTTGCCACCGCCTACACGGCAGCGCCCAAAGTGGTGATGCTCGACGCCCGCAGCAAGAACGGCAGGTATCAGCTGGGGCGGCTGTTTGTGTCGGCCATTACGGCCACCGACTTCACGATCTCAACGACCGACAGCGCGATCGATGCCGGCACGGCAAACATTGATATTCAGTACGTGGTGATTGCTTAATCTTTTCTTTTCGATGTCGACCATCCAACAACCCATTGCCCCCCAGCCGCTGACAGGTCTCAACCGGCTGGGCGTTTTTGCTTCATTCACCATCCTGGCTAACCGTGAGATGGTGCAGCAGACCAACATCGTCTACTGCGACGATCAGGGCGTATCGCTGCTGGAGAAAGCGGCGGCCGACGAAACGCTGACCGAGCAGCAGCGCCAGGAGCTGGCCACGCTCTACCAGACCAAGCTGGTCACGCGCACTACGGAGGGGGCCTTCGTGGATGCGACTGGTCAGGTCGTAGCGGCGGATGCGGAAGGAGCCATTCCGCAGCTTCAGTTCTTTCGGAGCCTGACCTTCGCGCAGGTGATGGCCATGGCAGGCCTGACCGAAGAGGATAGCTTCGCTGACGGGCTGTACGCGCTGATCAGTGCTGAAATTAGTAAAATTGATGGACGGGGCGGACTGTGATGGTACAGCGGATTAGTAACGACGATACCAGGTATCGGGTCTTGGTCTATCTGGACAGCGAAACCCAGAAGTCAGACCAGTTTGTGGTTGCGGAGCCAATTTTCGTCGAGTTATTTGATAGCCGGGTAGTGGTTATTCCAGCCGACTTCGTGAGTGATGGCCACTCGACGCCGAGACTGCTTGATGTGCTGTTGCCTCATTACGATGCGAAAACCAATCTGGCGGCGATCGTACATGACTTTCTGTATATGCACTGGGAGGTGTTTGAGCAGCAGCAAAAGCAGCTTCGGGCGGCAGTCCTGGAATGCCCGTCTCGGTTGCTATCCATCGACATCGATGATCCACGCGCTTATGCCGATGAGGCGTATTATCGCTTAATGGAGCAAATGGCGCCGTGCCAATGGCGAAATGGCCTGTATTGGGTAGCGGTGCGATGTTTAGGCTGGTGGAATTGGCGAGGATACCGCCGAAATGACCGTACACGAAAGTTTCAGTAGAGATACTTAGCGGTTTTTGGCTTTTGAAACGGTGTGATTCATATTTAGGCTTCCAAAACTGTAAATGAATCACCATGGACTTTGAGATGGAAAAGCAGCTCATCAAACAATGGGTAACTGAAGCTGTTCATAGACAGTACGCTGATGTGGAACTGACGTTCACCTTTGTGCCGGTGCTAAAAGAGTTTGCCCGAGTTGTATGCAGACGGGAGCAAGAACTTGTCGTTGTGGTTAACTACAATGAGTTTCCGAATGCATCGGTTGATACTAATGAGGGGCAGCTTGCGCTGATAGTGGCTGGGCATATAACCGATAGGATATTGGATCGTTTAGTCCAGGCCAAGTGGCATCCTACTGGGGTTGCTCAGTGATTGATAGGATCGTCCCGGTTGTCAACGTATAAGTTACGGTAATAGGGAAACCCCGTCTGTGGTTACAGACGGGGTTTTTTGTGTCCTATGGTGAGGGGTTTTGACCCAGCATGTTTGTAGCCGGGGCCGCCCGTGCGGTCCTTTTCCAGACAGACACTCATGACGGGCTTTTCTTTTGCTGGTACCTGGTACCTCGACTATGGCTACGCCGAACGGATGCGGGAGGTAATCCGGCCCCGCCTGGAGGCTGGCAAACACCCTCTGCCCGAATCGCTCCTGCTGGCCAATCAGCACGAAGGGGCCTCGCTCATCCAGCAAATCACGCCGCGCGGGCAGCTGGCCATCACCGCCGGGCTGACGGGTAGTGAACAACGCATTGCCGACTACTTCCGCACCAAAGACGGCATTGGCATCCTGTCGATCAATGGGGCCATGTCGCGCTCGGGGGAACTCTGCTCGTATGGTAACGAAACACTCATGGCCTGGGCCAATATCCTGGGCCGCGATGAGTTTACCCGCGCCATTCTGCTGCGCGTGAACTCACCGGGCGGTACCGTCGACAGCACCAAGGCCTTTGCCGACACAATCCGGGCCGTCGATGCCATCAAGCCAGTAGTGACCTGGACGCCGTTTGCCGCCTCGGCAGCGCTGTTCGTGGCCAGCCAGGGGCGCGAAATCTGGGTGGAAGATCAGCAGGTAGGCGGTATCGGCTCCATTGGCGTGCTGATGGTGCTGACAAACCAGAGTAAGGCACTCGAAAAGCAGGGCATCGAGGTGGAAATCATGCGGGCGGATGGCTCCCAGGACAAAGCCTTGGTGAATGGCGTCGAGCCGATTTCGGACCTCACGCGGGCCGAGTTGCAGACGACCCTTAACGCCTGCCGCTCGGAGTTCGTCGGCTACGTGCGCCGGGGCCGGGCAGGCAAAATCAAGTCCGATGAGGTGTTCACCGGCAAAATGTACCTGCCTAATCAGGCGGTCAAACTGGGCCTGGCTGACGCTAAAGGTACGTTTCAACAGGCCTATCAACGAGCAATTCAACTTTCCAAACAATAATGGCTAAAACCACTAAACCAGTTACGGCGATCATCGCCGCCCTGTTTCCGAAGTCTGAAAAGGCGCTTTCGGAAGCCCTGGGTACCGAACAGTTCAACGCCTTCGCTGAAGACGCGCAGGAAGTACAGGATCGGCTCGACGCCCAGGCCGAGGGTAATCAGGCCGTGGCGAATGATCTGGCCACGGCCAACGCGACGCTGAAGGAAACCCAGGACAAACTCACGGCCTCGGAAACGGCGCTGGAGAAAGCAAACGGCGACCTGACGGCTGCTAACAAGCTGGCTACCGAAGCGCAGGCCAAA comes from Fibrella aestuarina BUZ 2 and encodes:
- a CDS encoding DUF1353 domain-containing protein translates to MVYLDSETQKSDQFVVAEPIFVELFDSRVVVIPADFVSDGHSTPRLLDVLLPHYDAKTNLAAIVHDFLYMHWEVFEQQQKQLRAAVLECPSRLLSIDIDDPRAYADEAYYRLMEQMAPCQWRNGLYWVAVRCLGWWNWRGYRRNDRTRKFQ
- a CDS encoding S49 family peptidase; protein product: MTGFSFAGTWYLDYGYAERMREVIRPRLEAGKHPLPESLLLANQHEGASLIQQITPRGQLAITAGLTGSEQRIADYFRTKDGIGILSINGAMSRSGELCSYGNETLMAWANILGRDEFTRAILLRVNSPGGTVDSTKAFADTIRAVDAIKPVVTWTPFAASAALFVASQGREIWVEDQQVGGIGSIGVLMVLTNQSKALEKQGIEVEIMRADGSQDKALVNGVEPISDLTRAELQTTLNACRSEFVGYVRRGRAGKIKSDEVFTGKMYLPNQAVKLGLADAKGTFQQAYQRAIQLSKQ